The Oryza sativa Japonica Group chromosome 11, ASM3414082v1 DNA window tCGCGCCCACTAGTCAACTTGTACCATAGGTGTAATTTACTCTTATAATTTCGTCCCACCTAGCTAGTCGATGGCAATACTAATCTATATATTACTTCTTATAAACTTTGCAAATATCTTCACAAGGTTTACTGTTAATACATATAcgtatacacacacatatatagacacacatatTATGGTGCTAATTAAGTCCTTTCTTTTTGGCAGTTTCTCCAATTTTCATTTACAAAGATACACAATTATCTCTCTGATCACCGCGTGAATATATAATACTCACTGTTTTTTATTGTGTGACACTTGTCACTTTTGAATTATCATACGTCTTATTCGAAAGAGTTGCATACTTATCATTTATTTAATTGCATTTTTTATTAGCAAACTAATTTAAGCATGAATTGGTTTTTAATATTTGGACAAACTTCTTTTATTAAGTCGAATGATCAATGTATGTTAAAATATCAACGACATCCAGCATTAGAAAATGGAGCGAGTATAATATAGCTTGTATTTTTTTCGGGGAATAATATAGCTTGTATTAATGATcactctatatttttttctcttcacgTACAGATATTAACGAATGCAAGCAAAATCCATGCCGTGATGGGACATGTTATGACCTCGAAGGTGGTTACAAGTGTAAATGCGGTTTCAATCGAGTAAAAGATAAAAACGATGACAATATTTGTAAACAAATACTCTCCAAATCGGATATAGTGGTGATCGGTAAGGCACATACTCTTCTTACATacatattgatatatatttttttaaaaaaacgcttTTACATATAGCAATTTGTAAGTCATGCATATGGTTTGTAAATTCTTaactaaataaaataataattaatcacACAACATTTGATTTCAGCAATAATATGTGCCGTCGCAATTTTGTCCATCGTACTCATTTTCTTGCGCATGGAACATGAGAAGAAGAAGCTTGAAGatactttcaaaaaaaatggtGGTGAACTTCTGAAAAACATTGGTATAAAGACATTCACGAAGAAGGAAATAAGCAAAATCACAGATCGCTATGGCACTTTCCTTGGAAACGGTGCCTTCGGTAAGGTCTATAGGGGAACTATTGACAACAACCAACATGTTGCAGTGAAGCGCCCCAATACGTTTGATGAGGTACGTAGAGAAGATTTTGCAAATGAGGTCGTCATTCAATCTTATATCAGTCACAAGAACATAGTTAGACTTGTGGGCTGTTGTTTGGAGACAAAGATTCCGATGCTGGTCTTCGAGTACGTCCCAAAAGGAAGCCTTCAAGATGTGCTTCATGGTAACAAGAAGATCAATATTGAAAAGCAACCTCTCTCACTACAAGCACGTTTAGCAATTGCTATTGAATCTGCAGATGCTCTAGCCTACATGCACTCATCGGCTAATCAAAATATTGTCCTTCATGGAGATGTGAAGTCTGGCAACATTCTCCTAGATAACAACTTCATGCCAAAGGTCTCGGACTTTGGAATATCTAGACTCATATCTATACAGAAACACCACACTTCATTTGTCATAGGGGATATGAACTATATGGATCCTGTTTATATGAAGACTGGAATGCTTACTGAGAAGAGTGATGTGTATAGCTTTGGAGTTGTACTCTTGGAACTAATTACCAGGAAAAAACCAAGATATGATGAAAATAACAGCCTCCCAATAAACTTTGTGAAGTATTACATGACTGATAGCAGGGCAAGGGAGATGTTCGATGATGAGATCAAGTCTCCTGAAGTCAACATTGACTGTCTTGACATGATTGGTAAGATTGCAGTTCAATCCCTCAAGGATGATGTGGAAGAGAGGCCCACCATGAAGCAAGTTTTGGAGCACCTTAATTTGGTGAGAAACAAATTAATGGATACAGAGATAAGCATATAAGAGTTGTTATCACGTTTATGATCAGAATTTCCTCCTACGACGCCTCAGTTTGCCTTGTTCAATCTGTGAAGCTACAGCATGATCTATGTTGCCTTCCTGTGAATGTGATTGTGTGTAATGTTAATTTGTTATATATTCTGGTATACTCTGTATTGTACAATAGAATAAAGTTGCAATGTAAGATTTATGGTATCTTAGGTTAGAGTGTTGTGGTTGTGCTTTTCGCCCAGTTTCTCTTAATTAACTGTGTATTGTAAGGTTTGGTCTCTTTTTTCCTTAAAATCAGACATTTTCTTCTTTATATAAAGCGTTGGCAACGGCCTGAtgggtttcaaaaaaaatatttatgcaaCTAGTTGCGTTGTTTAAGGCTTGACATAATAATGACATTTAAGGTTTTGCTTCCAACATGTTTGAAGTCTAAACTTTGTAAGCTATATTAAATTGAACTGGATCTTTTTTATAGGAATTGAACtaaatctttcttttttttataagaaagcTTTGATCCTTATGTCACGCTCTATGTCAAGATAGCACGGCTCGCAAGGAAATTGAGTTCCTGGGGCTAGAAGAGAATCAATCATTACAGGGAGGGGACTACTAATCGAGCGCCCGATCCAGACGTGcaaaaaatcgggcgctgatgtcagcatgacgtcagcgcCGCGCATGCGtgcaaaaccactttaaactaaattttcttttaaattattaatccaaatcatgatccaatTGCACCACTAAttaaattcgttacaattaaatcttcaaaacaagaccacacatagaTATATTCCgattaaatttttttagcttattattgaattatttttaaatgttgcatgatgttccaccaagtatatcggaattgtttctcTAAATAgattgaaaatgtttcaatcgtttaaatcgaacgttgtttcaccttatataaaaacaatgtttcagcaaatagctaAAGAATATTTCAGTTA harbors:
- the LOC107276842 gene encoding wall-associated receptor kinase 3 isoform X1, coding for MAQGVMLWYDLHALAAAVGPLLLVSSVLVATSSTAANCGRKCGDVRIPYPFGIGVDCAWPGFHVSCNHSFTPPRPYLYNIEIKDISVEAGEMRVYTDVVSNCYTSYNTTEYVTTSSQVDLGTPFLFARSRNEFTAIGCGAIAFLRGRDDASYSTGCITTCASLEEAAHDGDDCTGLGCCQVPSIPPNLSVLNFSFGSGSMIGNPAWRESPCSYAFVSEKGWYNFSRQDFGRAGSKGLFVESDGAKSVPTVLDWAIRGNGSCPSTAGEVAPACISAHSECANVTNGEGYLCNCSTGYAGNPYVIGGCIRKTEESDERDRLKGIFSKDINECKQNPCRDGTCYDLEGGYKCKCGFNRVKDKNDDNICKQILSKSDIVVIAIICAVAILSIVLIFLRMEHEKKKLEDTFKKNGGELLKNIGIKTFTKKEISKITDRYGTFLGNGAFGKVYRGTIDNNQHVAVKRPNTFDEVRREDFANEVVIQSYISHKNIVRLVGCCLETKIPMLVFEYVPKGSLQDVLHGNKKINIEKQPLSLQARLAIAIESADALAYMHSSANQNIVLHGDVKSGNILLDNNFMPKVSDFGISRLISIQKHHTSFVIGDMNYMDPVYMKTGMLTEKSDVYSFGVVLLELITRKKPRYDENNSLPINFVKYYMTDSRAREMFDDEIKSPEVNIDCLDMIGKIAVQSLKDDVEERPTMKQVLEHLNLVRNKLMDTEISI
- the LOC107276842 gene encoding wall-associated receptor kinase 3 isoform X2, producing the protein MAQGVMLWYDLHALAAAVGPLLLVSSVLVATSSTAANCGRKCGDVRIPYPFGIGVDCAWPGFHVSCNHSFTPPRPYLYNIEIKDISVEAGEMRVYTDVVSNCYTSYNTTEYVTTSSQVDLGTPFLFARSRNEFTAIGCGAIAFLRGRDDASYSTGCITTCASLEEAAHDGDDCTGLGCCQVPSIPPNLSVLNFSFGSGSMIGNPAWRESPCSYAFVSEKGWYNFSRQDFGRAGSKGLFVESDGAKSVPTVLDWAIRGNGSCPSTAGEVAPACISAHSECANVTNGEGYLCNCSTGYAGNPYVIGGCININECKQNPCRDGTCYDLEGGYKCKCGFNRVKDKNDDNICKQILSKSDIVVIAIICAVAILSIVLIFLRMEHEKKKLEDTFKKNGGELLKNIGIKTFTKKEISKITDRYGTFLGNGAFGKVYRGTIDNNQHVAVKRPNTFDEVRREDFANEVVIQSYISHKNIVRLVGCCLETKIPMLVFEYVPKGSLQDVLHGNKKINIEKQPLSLQARLAIAIESADALAYMHSSANQNIVLHGDVKSGNILLDNNFMPKVSDFGISRLISIQKHHTSFVIGDMNYMDPVYMKTGMLTEKSDVYSFGVVLLELITRKKPRYDENNSLPINFVKYYMTDSRAREMFDDEIKSPEVNIDCLDMIGKIAVQSLKDDVEERPTMKQVLEHLNLVRNKLMDTEISI